One window of Felis catus isolate Fca126 chromosome D4, F.catus_Fca126_mat1.0, whole genome shotgun sequence genomic DNA carries:
- the ABCA2 gene encoding ATP-binding cassette sub-family A member 2 isoform X2 — MGFLHQLQLLLWKNVTLKRRSPWVLAFEIFIPLVLFFILLGLRQKKPTISVKEAFYTAAPLTSAGILPVMQSLCPDGQRDEFGFLQYANSTVTQLLERLNRVVEEGNLFDPARPSLGSELEALRQHLETLRSGPDAWESLPDRPAVPSFSLGSVARDPRELWRFLMQNLSLPNSTAQALLAARVDLPEVYHLLFGPSPALDVGSGLPRGQEPWNNPLFRMEEMLLTPALLEELTCTRGSRELGRILTVSQGQQRALQGYRDAVCNGQAATRAQRFSGLAAELHNQLDVARIAQQLGLDTPNGSAPQQQPPPPQRLQALLEDLLDAQKVLQDVDVLSALALLLPQGACARRAPGSPASGPGRMANGTGAAAAGTGSNSTAEEGAPSAAAPASSDALQGQCSAFVQLWAGLQPILCGNNRTIEPEALRRGNMSSLGFTSKEQRNLGLLVHLMTSNPKILYAPAGSEADRVILKANETFALVGNVTHYAQVWLNISAEIRSFLEEGRLQQHLHWLQQYVADLRLHPEALNLSLEELPPALRQDNFSLPNGSALLQQLDTIDNAACGWIQFMSKVSVDIFKGFPDEESIVNYTLNQAYQDNVTVFASVIFQTRKDGSLPPHVHYKIRQNSSFTEKTNEIRRAYWRPGPNTGGRFYFLYGFVWIQDMMERAIINTFVGHDVVEPGNYVQMFPYPCYTRDDFLFVIEHMMPLCMVISWVYSVAMTIQHIVAEKEHRLKEVMKTMGLNNAVHWVAWFITGFVQLSISVTALTAILKYGQVLMHSHVLIIWLFLAVYAVATIMFCFLVSVLYSKAKLASACGGIIYFLSYVPYMYVAIREEVAHDKITAFEKCIASLMSTTAFGLGSKYFALYEVAGVGIQWHTFSQSPVEGDDFNLLLAVTMLMVDAAVYGVLTWYIEAVHPGMYGLPRPWYFPLQKSYWLGSGRTEAWEWSWPWARAPRLSVMEEDQACAMESRRLEETRGMEEEPTHLPLVVCVDKLTKVYKNDKKLALNRLSLNLYENQVVSFLGHNGAGKTTTMSILTGLFPPTSGSATIYGHDIRTEMDEIRKNLGMCPQHNVLFDRLTVEEHLWFYSRLKSRAQEEIRKEMDKMIEDLELSNKRHSLVQTLSGGMKRKLSVAIAFVGGSRAIILDEPTAGVDPYARRAIWDLILKYKPGRTILLSTHHMDEADLLGDRIAIISHGKLKCCGSPLFLKGAYGDGYRLTLVKRPAEPGDPQEPGLTSSPPGRTQLSSCSEPQVSQFIRKHVASCLLVSDTSTELSYILPSEAAKKGAFERLFQHLERSLDTLHLSSFGLMDTTLEEVFLKVSEEDQSLENSEADVKESRKDVLPVAEGPSGEVHVGDLARSTELAQSQVSLQSASSVGSTRGDEGATYADVYGDYRPLFDNAQDPDNVSLQEAEAEALSRVGQGSRKLEGWWLKVRQFHGLLVKRFHCARRNSKALSSQILLPAFFVCVAMTVALSVPEIGDLPPLVLSPSQYHNYTQPRGNFIPYANEERQEDRLRLSPDASPQQLVSTFRLPSGVGATCVLKSPANGSLGPTLNLTSGESRLLAARFFDSMCLESFTQGLPLSNFVPPPPSPAPSDSPVSPEEDPLQAWNASLPPTSGPDNWTSAPSLPRLVREPIRCTCSAQGTGFSCPGGVGGRPPQMRVVTGDILTDITGHNVSEYLLFTSDRFRLHRYGAITFGNVQKSIPASFGARAPVMVRKIAVRRAAQVFYNNKGYHSMPTYLNSLNNAILRANLPRSKGNPAAYGITVTNHPMNKTSASLSLDYLLQGTDVVIAIFIIVAMSFVPASFVVFLVAEKSTKAKHLQFVSGCNPVIYWLANYVWDMLNYLVPATCCVIILFVFDLPAYTSPTNFPAVLSLFLLYGWSITPIMYPASFWFEVPSSAYVFLIVINLFIGITATVATFLLQLFEHDKDLKVVNSYLKSCFLIFPNYNLGHGLMEMAYNEYINEYYAKIGQFDKMKSPFEWDIVTRGLVAMTVEGFVGFFLTIMCQYNFLRQPQRMPVSTKPVEDDVDVASERQRVLRGDADNDMVKIENLTKVYKSRKIGRILAVDRLCLGVRPGECFGLLGVNGAGKTSTFKMLTGDESTTGGEAFVNGHSVLKELLQVQQSLGYCPQFDALFDELTAREHLQLYTRLRGIPWKDEARVVKWALEKLELSKYADKPAGTYSGGNKRKLSTAIALIGYPAFIFLDEPTTGMDPKARRFLWNLILDLIKTGRSVVLTSHSMEECEALCTRLAIMVNGRLRCLGSIQHLKNRFGDGYMITVRTKSSQNVKDVVRFFNRNFPEAVLKERHHTKVQYQLQSEHISLAQVFSKMEQVAGVLGIEDYSVSQTTLDNVFVNFAKKQSDNLEQQETEPPSALRSPLGRLLSLFRARPAPTELRALVADEPEDLDTEDEGLISFEEERAQLSFNTDTLC, encoded by the exons tgccctccttctctctgggCTCGGTGGCCAGGGACCCACGGGAGCTCTGGCGTTTCCTGATGCAGAATCTGTCGCTGCCTAACAGCACGGCCCAGGCCCTCCTGGCTGCCCGGGTGGACCTGCCTGAG GTCTATCACCTGCTGTTTGGCCCTTCGCCTGCCCTAGATGTGGGGTCAGGACTCCCCAGGGGTCAGGAGCCCTGGAACAACCCCCTATTCCGGATGGAG GAGATGCTGCTGACGCCTGCCCTCCTGGAGGAACTCACGTGTACTCGGGGGTCCAGGGAGCTGGGCCGGATCCTCACCGTGTCCCAGGGTCAGCAGAGGGCGCTGCAGGGCTACCGGGATGCCGTCTGCAATGGGCAGGCTGCGACCCGCGCCCAGCGCTTTTCTGGGCTGGCTGCTGAGCTCCATAACCAGCTGGATGTGGCCAGGATCGCACAGCAG CTGGGCCTGGACACCCCCAACGGCTCGGCTCCCCAGCAGCAGCCACCACCCCCACAGCGGCTGCAGGCGCTGCTGGAGGACCTGCTGGACGCCCAGAAAGTTCTGCAGGATGTGGACGTCCTCTCAGCTCTGGCCCTGCTGCTGCCCCAGGGCGCCTGCGCCCGTCGCGCTCCGGGGTCCCCAGCCAGCGGCCCCGGCAGGATGGCCAACGGcacgggggcggcggcggcgggcacGGGCTCCAACTCCACAGCGGAGGAGGGAGCTCCGTCCGCTGCGGCTCCTGCCTCCTCCGACGCGCTGCAGGGCCAATGCTCTGCCTTCGTGCAGCTCTGGGCCGGCCTGCAGCCCATCCTGTGCGGCAACAACCG cACCATCGAGCCCGAGGCACTGCGGCGGGGCAACATGAGCTCCCTGGGCTTCACCAGCAAAGAGCAGCGGAACTTGGGCCTCCTCGTGCACCTTATGACCAGCAATCCCAAGATCCTGTACGCGCCAGCGGGCTCCGAGGCCGACCGCGTCATCCTCAAG GCCAACGAGACCTTTGCCCTTGTAGGCAACGTGACTCACTACGCCCAAGTGTGGCTCAACATCTCTGCCGAGATCcgcagcttcctggaggagggcagGCTGCAGCAACACCTCCACTGGCTGCAGCAG tatgtGGCGGACTTGCGGCTGCACCCCGAGGCATTGAACCTGTCGCTGGAGGAGCTCCCGCCCGCCCTGCGCCAGGACAATTTTTCGCTGCCCAACGGCTCCGCGCTCCTGCAGCAGCTGGACACCATTGACAACGCGGCCTGCGGCTGGATCCAGTTCATGTCCAAG GTGAGTGTGGACATCTTCAAGGGTTTTCCCGACGAGGAGAGCATCGTCAACTATACTCTCAACCAGGCCTACCAGGACAATGTCACCGTGTTCGCCA GCGTGATCTTCCAGACCCGCAAGGACGGCTCCCTGCCACCGCACGTGCACTACAAGATCCGCCAAAACTCCAGCTTCACGGAGAAAACCAACGAGATCCGCCGGGCCTACTGGCGGCCGGGGCCCAACACAGGCGGCCGCTTCTACTTTCTGTACGGCTTCGTCTGGATCCAGG ACATGATGGAGCGTGCCATCATCAACACCTTCGTGGGGCACGACGTGGTGGAGCCTGGCAACTATGTGCAGATGTTCCCCTACCCCTGCTACACGCGAGACGA cttcctgTTTGTCATCGAGCACATGATGCCGCTCTGCATGGTGATCTCCTGGGTCTACTCAGTGGCCATGACCATCCAGCACATCGTAGCAGAGAAGGAGCACCGGctgaaggag GTGATGAAGACAATGGGCCTGAACAACGCCGTGCACTGGGTGGCCTGGTTCATCACGGGCTTTGTGCAGCTCTCCATCTCCGTGACGGCCCTCACGGCCATCCTCAAGTACGGCCAGGTTCTCATGCACAGTCACGTGCTTATCATCTGGCTCTTCCTGGCGGTCTACGCTGTGGCCACCATCATGTTTTG CTTCCTGGTGTCTGTGCTGTACTCCAAGGCCAAGCTGGCCTCGGCCTGCGGTGGCATCATCTACTTCCTGAGCTACGTGCCCTACATGTACGTGGCGATCCGCGAGGAGGTGGCCCACGATAAGATTACCGCCTTTGAGAAGTGCATCGCG TCCCTGATGTCCACAACAGCCTTCGGCCTGGGCTCCAAGTACTTTGCCCTGTACGAGGTGGCAGGTGTGGGCATCCAGTGGCACACATTCAGTCAGTCGCCTGTGGAAGGTGATGACTTCAACCTGCTCCTGGCCGTCACCATGTTGATGGTGGACGCGGCCGTCTACGGGGTGCTCACGTGGTACATCGAGGCGGTGCACCCAG GCATGTACGGGCTACCCCGGCCCTGGTACTTCCCACTGCAGAAGTCCTACTGGCTCGGCAGCGGGCGCACAGAGGCGTGGGAGTGGAGCTGGCCATGGGCTCGCGCCCCCCGGCTCAGCGTCATGGAGGAGGACCAGGCCTGTGCCATGGAGAGCCGGCGCTTGG AGGAGACGCGGGGCATGGAGGAGGAGCCCACCCACCTGCCGCTGGTGGTCTGTGTGGACAAGCTCACCAAGGTCTACAAGAACGATAAGAAGCTGGCCTTAAACAGGTTGAGCCTGAACCTCTACGAGAACCAGGTGGTGTCCTTCCTGGGACACAACGGGGCTGGCAAGACAACGACCAT GTCCATCCTCACGGGCTTGTTCCCGCCGACCTCGGGTTCGGCCACCATCTACGGGCACGACATCCGCACGGAGATGGACGAGATCCGCAAGAACCTGGGCATGTGTCCGCAGCACAACGTGCTCTTTGACCGGCTCACGGTGGAGGAGCATCTCTGGTTCTACTCGAGGCTCAAGAGCAGGGCCCAGGAGGAGATCCGCAAGGAGATGGACaa AATGATCGAAGACCTGGAGCTGTCCAACAAGCGGCACTCGCTGGTGCAGACGCTGTCGGGCGGCATGAAGCGCAAGCTCTCCGTGGCCATCGCCTTCGTGGGTGGCTCCCGCGCCATCATCCTGGACGAGCCCACCGCCGGCGTGGACCCCTACGCGCGCCGAGCCATCTGGGACCTCATCCTGAAGTACAAGCCGG GCCGCACCATCCTGCTCTCCACCCACCACATGGACGAGGCCGACCTGCTGGGGGACCGCATAGCCATCATCTCCCATGGGAAACTCAAGTGCTGCGGCTCCCCGCTCTTCCTCAAGGGCGCCTATGGGGACGGTTACCGCCTTACTCTGGTCAAGCGGCCTGCTGAGCCTGGGGACCCCCAAG AGCCAGGGCTGACGTCCAGCCCCCCAGGCCGCACCCAGCTGAGCAGCTGCTCAGAGCCCCAGGTCTCCCAGTTCATCCGCAAGCACGTGGCCTCCTGCCTGCTAGTCTCCGACACGAGCACAGAGCTCTCCTACATCCTGCCTAGCGAGGCCGCCAAGAAGGGGGCTTTTGAGCGCCTCTTCCAG CATCTGGAGCGCAGTCTGGACACTCTGCACTTGAGTAGCTTCGGGCTGATGGACACGACGCTGGAGGAGGTGTTCCTCAAGGTGTCAGAGGAGGACCAGTCTCTGGAGAACAGTGAGGCAG ATGTGAAGGAGTCCAGGAAGGATGTGCTCCCAGTGGCGGAGGGCCCGTCGGGGGAGGTGCACGTTGGCGATCTGGCCCGGAGCACGGAGCTGGCCCAGTCACAGGTGTCACTGCAGTCCGCGTCCTCGGTAGGCTCTACCCGTGGAGACGAGGGGGCCACCTACGCAGATGTCTATGGCGACTACCGACCCCTCTTCGACAACGCGCAGGACCCCGACAACGTCAGCCTGCAAG AAGCTGAGGCGGAGGCCCTCTCGAGGGTCGGCCAGGGCAGCCGCAAGCTGGAGGGCTGGTGGCTGAAGGTGCGCCAGTTCCACGGACTCTTGGTGAAGCGTTTCCACTGTGCTCGCCGCAACTCCAAGGCCCTGTCTTCCCAGATCCTGCTCCCCGCCTTCTTCGTCTGCGTGGCCATGACTGTGGCCCTCTCCGTCCCTGAGATTG GTGACCTGCCCCCTCTGGTCCTGTCACCCTCCCAGTACCACAACTACACCCAGCCCCGTGGCAACTTCATCCCCTATGCCAACGAGGAGCGCCAGGAGGACCG ATTGCGACTGTCGCCGGATGCCAGCCCCCAGCAGCTTGTGAGCACGTTCCGGCTGCCGTCGGGCGTGGGCGCCACCTGTGTGCTGAAGTCTCCGGCCAATGGCTCGCTGGGGCCCACGCTGAATCTGACCAGTGGCGAGTCACGGCTGCTGGCCGCGAGGTTCTTCGACAGCATGTGCCTGGAGTCCTTCACGCAGGGGCTGCCGCTGTCCAACTTCGTGCCGCCCCCACCCTCACCTGCTCCGTCCGACTCCCCTGTGTCCCCAGAGGAGGATCCCCTGCAGGCCTGGAACGCTTCCCTGCCACCCACCTCTGGGCCAG ACAACTGGACGTCAGCACCCTCCCTACCGCGCCTGGTGCGGGAGCCTATCCGCTGTACCTGCTCTGCGCAGGGCACCGGCTTCTCCTGCCCAGGGGGTGTGGGTGGGCGCCCGCCCCAGATGCGGGTGGTCACAGGAGACATCCTGACCGACATCACTGGCCACAACGTCTCCGAGTACCTGCTCTTCACCTCTGACCGCTTCCGGCTGCACCG GTATGGGGCCATCACCTTTGGCAACGTCCAGAAGTCCATCCCAGCCTCGTTTGGTGCCCGGGCCCCAGTCATGGTGCGGAAGATTGCGGTGCGCAGGGCAGCCCAG GTTTTCTACAACAACAAGGGTTATCACAGCATGCCCACCTACCTCAACAGCCTCAATAACGCTATTCTGCGTGCCAACCTGCCCAGGAGCAAGGGCAACCCGGCAGCCTATG GCATCACCGTCACCAACCACCCCATGAACAAGACAAGTGCCAGCCTCTCCCTGGATTACCT GCTGCAGGGCACAGATGTGGTCATCGCCATCTTCATCATCGTGGCCATGTCCTTCGTGCCAGCCAGCTTCGTGGTCTTCCTGGTGGCTGAGAAGTCGACCAAAGCCAAGCACCTACAGTTTGTCAGTGGCTGCAACCCCGTCATCTACTGGCTGGCCAACTACGTGTGGGACATG CTCAACTACCTGGTCCCAGCCACCTGCTGCGTCATCATCCTGTTCGTGTTCGACTTACCGGCCTACACGTCACCCACCAACTTCCCcgccgtgctctctctcttcctgctctaTGG GTGGTCTATCACCCCCATCATGTACCCGGCCTCCTTCTGGTTCGAGGTGCCCAGCTCCGCCTACGTGTTTCTCATCGTCATCAACCTCTTCATTGGCATCACGGCCACCGTGGCTACTTTCCTGCTGCAGCTCTTTGAGCATGACAAG GACTTGAAGGTTGTCAACAGTTACCTGAAAAGCTGCTTTCTCATCTTCCCCAACTACAACTTGGGCCACGGGCTCATGGAAATGGCGTATAACGAATACATCAACGAGTACTACGCCAAGATTG GCCAGTTTGACAAGATGAAGTCTCCATTCGAGTGGGACATCGTCACCAGGGGGCTGGTGGCCATGACGGTCGAAGGCTTCGTGGGCTTCTTCCTCACCATCATGTGCCAGTACAACTTCCTGCGGCAGCcaca GCGAATGCCAGTGTCTACCAAACCTGTGGAGGATGATGTGGACGTGGCCAGCGAGCGGCAGCGAGTGCTGCGGGGGGACGCTGACAATGACATGGTCAAGATTGAGAACCTGACCAAG GTGTACAAGTCCCGGAAGATAGGCCGCATCCTGGCTGTGGATCGCCTGTGCCTCGGCGTGCGTCCCGGCGAGTGCTTTGGCCTCCTGGGCGTGAATGGCGCGGGCAAGACCAGCACTTTCAAGATGCTGACGGGTGACGAGAGCACGACAGGGGGCGAGGCCTTTGTCAACGGGCACAG TGTGCTCAAGGAGCTGCTCCAGGTACAGCAGAGTCTGGGGTACTGCCCGCAATTCGACGCCCTGTTCGACGAGCTCACAGCCCGGGAGCACCTGCAGCTGTACACGCGGCTCCGTGGCATTCCCTGGAAGGACGAGGCCCGG GTGGTGAAGTGGGCCCTGGAGAAGCTGGAGCTGAGCAAGTACGCCGACAAACCGGCCGGCACCTACAGCGGGGGCAACAAACGCAAGCTGTCCACGGCCATTGCGCTCATCGGGTACCCGGCCTTCATCTTCCTG GATGAGCCCACCACCGGCATGGACCCGAAGGCCCGGCGCTTCCTCTGGAACCTCATCCTCGACCTCATCAAGACGGGGCGCTCGGTGGTGCTGACGTCGCACAG CATGGAGGAGTGCGAAGCGCTGTGCACGCGGCTCGCCATCATGGTGAACGGGCGCCTGCGCTGTCTGGGCAGCATCCAGCACCTGAAGAACCG GTTCGGAGACGGATACATGATCACCGTGAGGACGAAGAGCAGCCAGAACGTGAAGGACGTAGTGCGGTTCTTCAACCGCAACTTCCCGGAGGCTGTGCTCAAG GAGCGTCACCACACGAAGGTGCAGTACCAGTTGCAGTCGGAGCACATCTCCCTGGCTCAGGTGTTCAGCAAGATGGAGCAGGTGGCGGGCGTGCTGGGCATCGAGGACTACTCGGTCAGCCAGACCACCCTGGACAAC GTATTTGTGAACTTCGCCAAGAAGCAGAGTGACAACCTGGAGCAGCAGGAGACAGAGCCCCCCTCGGCTCTGCGGTCTCCCCTGGGCCGCCTGCTCAGCCTGTTCCGGGCCCGACCCGCCCCCACCGAGCTGCGGGCACTCGTGGCTGACGAGCCCGAGGACCTGGACACAGAGGACGAGGGCCTCATCAGCTTCGAGGAGGAGCGG GCCCAGCTGTCCTTCAACACGGACACACTCTGCTGA